The nucleotide window CCAAAATAAATCTTTCTGACACTTTATCAGCTCCTCTAGGCAAAAATGAATTGAAAAATAAAGCACGATTTCTAAGTACTGGAACCTTGCTAAGTACATTTTCTCATTTCTTTCGAGATACTCAAACTATAAGTGTTTTAGGATATCTTCACAATTCGAAACCAAAGCGGAACTCCCCCATTCCCACTTCATTTAAAAGTGGGAATGGGGGAGTTCAAGCTTTCATTCTTTTTGAAAGAATTAGCCGTGACGTTTCATTCGTCTTCTGGTGCGGATGTAGGCAATTGCCTCTTCTATTTCTGCATCATTCATTGGATGGTTGTCGATGAGTAAGGTATAGCCGGCCAGCTTTTGCTTATTCTGCAAATCAAGCTCTACTTGCCCCGCAGAGCGATCAAGCAAAAAATCTGTCGAAACACCAAAAAAGTCAGCAATAGCTGAAAGATGAGGAATTGAAACTGTTTTTTTCCCACTCTCATAGCCCCATAAGGTGCTTTTTGCAATGCCAAGTTTTTTTGCGAACTCCCCGTCCGATAAATTAGATTGATCTCGAAGCATTTTTATTTTCTTGCCAATGGATTCCATTCTCTCTGCTCCTTTCAC belongs to Planococcus lenghuensis and includes:
- a CDS encoding helix-turn-helix domain-containing protein; translated protein: MESIGKKIKMLRDQSNLSDGEFAKKLGIAKSTLWGYESGKKTVSIPHLSAIADFFGVSTDFLLDRSAGQVELDLQNKQKLAGYTLLIDNHPMNDAEIEEAIAYIRTRRRMKRHG